The proteins below come from a single Alnus glutinosa chromosome 9, dhAlnGlut1.1, whole genome shotgun sequence genomic window:
- the LOC133877147 gene encoding glucosamine 6-phosphate N-acetyltransferase-like, producing MPAGDSPSEEPKFQVRRLQISDKSKGFIELLRQLTVCDSVSDKDFEDRFQEISSLGDHHVICVIEDECSGKIIATGSVFIEKKFFRNCGKVGHIEDVVVDTNAQGMQLGKKIIAFLMDHACSMGCYKVILDCSLENRAFYEKCGFKQKEIQMAKYFV from the coding sequence ATGCCGGCCGGTGACTCGCCCAGCGAAGAACCAAAGTTTCAAGTCCGTAGATTACAGATCTCAGACAAAAGCAAGGGTTTCATAGAGCTATTGCGGCAACTAACTGTCTGTGACTCTGTATCTGACAAGGATTTTGAAGATCGATTTCAGGAGATCAGCTCCCTTGGAGATCACCATGTGATTTGTGTTATTGAAGATGAATGTTCTGGTAAGATTATTGCAACAGGGAGCGTGTTCATTGAGAAGAAATTTTTCAGGAATTGTGGCAAAGTTGGGCACATTGAAGATGTTGTGGTTGACACCAATGCTCAAGGGATGCAATTAGGCAAGAAAATCATTGCGTTCCTCATGGATCATGCTTGTTCAATGGGGTGTTATAAGGTGATTCTTGACTGCAGTTTGGAGAATAGAGCGTTTTATGAGAAATGTGGTTTCAAGCAGAAAGAAATTCAGATGGCCAagtattttgtttga